GCGCGCTCGAAGCCCCACAGCGCGCCCACCCGATCGCGCAGCGTGCGCGCGCGGGGGGCGCCCAGCGCGGGCCGGCCGTTGTGGGTGACCCGGAAGTGCACCTCCAGGTGGGCCAGGGCGATCGCCTCCAGCAGCCGCATCGCGGCCGCCATTTCACTCGGGGCGCTCTTGAGGAACTTGAGGCGCGCCGGCGTGTTGAAGAACAGGTCCTGCGTCTCCACCGTGGTGCCCGCCGAAGCCGCCACCAGCAGCTTCTCGGCCACCGCCCCGCCCTCGCCGCGCACCAGGGTCCCGGTGTCGGACCCGCGCGGGCACGAGGACAGCGAGAAGCGAGTCACCGCGCAGATGGCGGGCAGCGCCTCGCCCCGGAAGCCGAGCGTCACGATGGCGTCCAGATCGGCATCGGTCGCGAGCTTGGAGGTCGCGTGCCGGAGGAGGGCCAGGTCCACCTCCTCGGGGGACATGCCCACGCCGTCGTCGCTCACCCGGATCAGCGCGCGGCCCGCGTCCTTGAGGTCCACCGTGACCTGCGTGCTGAGGGCGTCGAGCGAGTTCTCGACCAGCTCCTTCACCACCGACGCCGGGCGCTCGACCACTTCGCCGGCCGCGATCTTGTTGACGAGATGATCGGGCAGCCGGCGGATCCGGGCGGCGGTCACGGACGAGCCTTGAGCCGTTGCTGCCACTCGGCGAGCCGGTTCAGGGCCTGCAGCGGTGTCATTGCGCCCAGATCCAGCGCGGCCAGCTCGAGCAGCAGCGGATCACGGGTCGCGGGAAAGAGGCCGAGCTGGGCGGGTTCCTCGGGATCCGGCGTCGGCGTCACCGCCGACTGCAGGCCGTGGCGCTCGCGCTCGAGCTCGCTGAGGATCGCCTTCGCGCGCGCGATCACCGCGGGAGGCAGGCCGGCCAGCCGGGCGACCTGGATGCCGTAGGAGCGATCGGTCCCGCCCGGCCGCACCTTGTGCAGGAAGATGATCTCGTCGTTCCACTCCCGGACCGCCACGTGGAAATTGTGCACCCGGGGCAGCCGCTCGGCCAGCGCGGTCAGCTCGTGATAGTGCGTGGCGAACAGCACCTTCGCGCCGTGCCCCCGGTCGTGGAGCTCCTCGGTCACCGCCCACGCGATCGCGAGACCGTCGAAGGTCGAGGTGCCGCGGCCCACCTCGTCCAGCAGGATGAGGCTTCGCGGCGTGGCGTGATGGAGGATGCTGGCCGTCTCCACCATCTCCACCAGGAACGTGCTCTGCCCGCGCGCCAGGTTGTCCTGGGCGCCGACCCGGGTCAGGATGCGATCCACGAGACCGATGCGCGCGGAGCGCGCCGGCACGAACCCGCCCATCTGGGCCATGAGGGTGAGCAGCGCGACCTGGCGCATGAACACGCTCTTGCCGCTCATGTTGGGCCCGGTGAGGATCATGATCTGGCAGTCGGCCGGATCGAGCGCGACGTCGTTCGGGGTGAACGGCGTGCCCCCCGAGTCGAGCACCGGATGACGGCCGTCGACGATCTCGAGCGTGAAGCCGTCGGTCACCTCGGGCCGCACGTACCCCCGCTCGTGGCCCACCGCGGCCAGCGAGGCCAGCGCGTCGACCGTCCCCACCGCCCGCGCGGTGCGGAGCAGTGGCGCGGCCTGGGCCGCCACCTCGGCCCGTACGCGGCCGAACAGCTCGAACTCGAGCCGCGCGATGCGCTCCTCGGCGCCGAGGACGCGGCTCTCGTACTCCTTGAGCTCGGTCGTGACATAGCGCTCCGCGCCCACCAGGGTCTGGCGGCGCAGGTAGTCGGCCGGCACCTTCGCGGCGTGGGCGTTGCTCACCTCGATCGCGTAGCCGAACACCCGGTTGAAGCGAACCTTCAGCGACGGGATGCCGGTGCGCTCCCGCTCCCGCTGCTCCAGCGAGGCGATCCACTCCTTGCCCTCGCGGGCCGCCTGCTTGAGGTCGCGCAGCTCCGGGTTCCAGCCCTCGCGGATGAGCCCGCCCTCGCGCAGGGCCAGCGGCGGGTCGTCCTCCAGGGCGTCTTCAAGTAGTTTCTGAAGGTCGGGGAGCGGCGTGATCTCCTCGCCGAGGGTCGTCACGAGCGGCGCCTCGAGTCCGCGCAGGTCGTCGGCCAGCCCGGGCAGCCGGCCCAGGAAGCCGCGCAGCGCGATCAGGTCGCGGGCGTGGGCCACGCCCAGGGCCGCGCGGCTCGTCAGCCGCTCCAGGTCTCCCACGCCGTCCAGGCGCCGCCGCACGCCGGCCCGGACCGCCGGCGAATCCACGAGGGCGGTGACGGCCTCCTGGCGTCGCGCGATGGCCTCGCGGTCGAGCAGCGGGCGAAGCATCCACTGGCGCAGCAGCCGCGCGCCCATGGGCGTGGTGGTGGTGTCCAGCGTGGCGAAGAGCGAGCCCCGGGTCGTCCGCTCCTGAGCCGTCTCGAACAGCTCGAGCGTGGCCACCGCGGTGGCGTCGAGCAGCATCGCGTCGCCGCTCACCAGGCGCTGGATGCGGGTGAGATGGGCCAGCGAGTCACCCTGCGTCTCGCGCAGGTAGGCCAGCGCGGCACCGGCGGCCTGCAGGCCCGCGGTCAGCGCGCTGATCCCGAGGCCGTCGAGGCTCGCTCCGCGGAAGTGGGACGCGAGCATCTCGCGCGCGGCGCGCGCGCCGAAGGCGCCGCCGTCCACGCGGGTGATCGGCACGCCCGGCGGAGCCCAGCGCGCCACCCAGGCGTCGTCCGCGCCGCCGGCCAGCAGGATCTCGGCGGGCCGGCGCAGCAGTGCCGCCTCGAGCAGGGCGTCGCCGGCCCCCGGCTCCTCCCCGACCCAGAAGTCGCCGGTGGAGACGTCGATCAGGGCCACTCCGGCGGCCGATGCGGTCGCGTGGGCGGCGAGCAGGAAGTTGTTGCGCGCTCCGTCGAGGAACTGGGTGTCGGTGATGGTGCCGGGCGTGATCACCCGCACCACGTCGCGGCGGACGATCTTGCGCGCCTTCGACGGCTCCTCCATCTGCTCGCAGACCGCGACCTTCTGCCCGGCCCGGATCAGGCGTGCGATGTAGCCGTCGGCGGCGTGGTGGGGGATGCCCGCCATCGGGATCGCCCCTTCGCCCTTCTGCCGCGACGTCAGGGTGAGCTGCAGGAGCCGTGAGGCGGTGTGGGCGTCGTCGAAGAACAGCTCGTAGAAATCCCCGAGGCGGAACAGCAGCAGGTAGTCGGGGAAGCGCCGCTTGAGCTCCCCGTACTGCCGCATCATCGGTGTCAGCTCGGCGGGTGGCGTTTCCCTCACGGGCGCAGCACGGCAGCCAGCCGATCGTAGGTGGCTTCGAGCGATTCGGGCAGCACCCGGGTCTCGCCGATGACCGGCATGAAGTTGGTGTCACCGGTCCAGCGCGGCACGAGATGGATGTGCAGATGGCCGAGCACGCCGGCGCCCGCCACCCGCCCCTGGTTCAGCCCGACGTTCAGGCCGTCGGGATGGTAGACCGCGCCGAGGGCCCGCGAGGCGGTCTGGATGAGCGTCATGGCCTCGGCCAGCTCCTCGGCGGTGGCCGCCTCGATCGAGGGCACGTGGCGGGTGATGACGGCCATCAGATGGCCGGACGCGTAGGGGAACGCGTTGAGGATCAGGAAGGCCCGCGTGCCGCGATGGAGGATGAGAGCGCGCCGATCGTCACTGGACGCGAGCGCGGCGCAGAAGACGCACGCGGCTTCCGGGCCCCCGGCCGTGGACACATAGGACATCCGCCAGGGCGCCCAGAGCCGCTCCACTCGATCTACGTGTTGACGAGCTCGCGGAGGCGCTTGCCGACCTTGAAGAACGGGACCCGCTTCTCGGGCACGCTCACGCTGTCGCCGGTCTTCGGATTGCGGCCCTTGCGCGAATTGCGGTGGCGGATGCGGAAGCTGCCGAAGCCGCGCAGCTCGACCTTGTCACCCTTGCCCAGCGCGTCCGTGATGTTGTCGAACACGGTGTTGACGATGAGCTCGGTTTCCTTCTTGGTCAGGCTCGCCACCTTGGCGACTTCCTCGATCAGTTCCGCTTTCGTCATGGTGACTCCCTTCAGAGGGCCGACGCTGCTCCCGGACCGCCCGCGCTGCCGGCGGCCCGCCCCGATTCACGTCCGCGACCGTACCACGGCAAATGGAAGTTTGTCAAGCAACCTGGGTAGTTAGGGGGCACCCTGCGCCCCGGCTCCGGATCAGGGCATCAGGTAGAGCGGGGTGCGCAGGGTCTCGAGCGCCGGCAGCATGCGCGAGACCTGCCCCAGCCCCAGCTCGCCGCGCAGCAGGTCGCGCAGGGAGAACCGGCGCCGCGGGTAGATCACTCTCGGCTTCGGCGGCAGGCCCGCCATCTGCGCGGCCGCCTCGATCGCGTCCTCGAGGCCGCCCAGATCGTCGACCATCTTGAGGCCCTGGGCCTGGCGACCGGAGTAGATGCGGCCCTCGGCGAATCCGCGGACCTCCTTGGCCTCGAGCCGGCGCCCGTCGGCCACCGCGGCGATGAACTGGTCGTACACGTCGTCGAGGAGCGCTTGGAGAATGCGTCGCTCCTCGGCGGTCATCGGGCGGGCGAAGTTGCCGACGTCCTTGTAGGCGCCGGCCTTGACCACCACATACTCGACGCCCACCTTCTTGAGCAGCCCCTCGACGTTGGCCAGCTGCATGACCACGCCGATGGAGCCGGTCAGCGTGCCGGGGCTGGCGTAGATCCGGTCGGCCGCGACCGCCACGTAGTAGCCGCCGGAGGCGGCCACCGAGCCGAGCGAGGCGACCACCGGCTTCTTGGCCTCGCGGAGCCGTCGCACCGCGGTGAAGATCTCCTGGGTGGGCGCGACCACGCCGCCGGGGCTATTGATGCGCAGCACCACCGCGCGGATGGCCGGGTCGTCGCGGTACTCACCGAGCGTCCGGATGATCGCGTCGGTATCGAGACCGCGGTCCGCCGCGGCTCCGATCAGCCCCTCGACCTCCACGACCGCGACCTTGGCGCCCCCGGGCAGGCCATCATCGGTCACCGCCAGGAGCAGCCAGATGGTGACCGCGAAGAGGACGAGCACCCCCACCCCGGCGCCGAGAGCGATGAGGGCCGTCCGACCGCGTGACGCCACCCGGCGCTACTCCTCGTCGTCGTAGTCGTCACCGCCGCGACGCTTGCGGCCCTTGTGACGGCCCCGGCCCTCCGACTGCACCGGCTCGTCGATGATGGCGGCCAGCTCCTTCAGCGACAGCCCGATGCGGCGCTCGTTGGGATCCACCCGGATCACCATCAGGGTCAGCTCGTCGCCGACGTTGAGGATGTCGGCCGGCGTGGCGATCGGGCGATTCGACATCTGCGAGATGTGCAGGAGCCCGTCCACCCCCGGCTCCAGCTCCACGAAGGCGCCGAAGTCGGTGAGCCGGACCACCTTGCCGGTGACCCGCGAGCCCATCGGGTAGCGCTGGGCCACCGTGTCCCACGGATCGGGCTGGATCTGCTTGAGCCCGAGCGAGATGCGCTTGTTGTCGCGGTCCACGTTGAGGATCTGGGTCTCGATCGGCTGCCCCTTCTTGAGCAGCTCGGAGGGGTGGCCGATGTTGCGCGTCCACGACATGTCCGAGATGTGCAGGAGGCCGTCCACCCCGGGCTCCAGCTCCACGAAGGCGCCGAAGTCGGTGAGGTTGCGCACCTTGCCCTGCACTCGCATGCCGGGCTGGTAGCGCTCCTGGATGGTGGCCCACGGGTCGCTCTCGACCTGCTTCATGCCGAGCGAGATGCGCTTGGTCGCCTTGTTGACCTCGAGCACCATCACCTCGACCGGGTCGCCCACGTTGACCAGCTTCGAGGGGTGTCGGACCCGTCGCGTCCACGACATCTCCGAGACGTGCACGAGGCCCTCGACGCCGGGCTCCAGCTCGACGAAGGCCCCGTAGTTGGTCAGGCTGACGATGCGGCCCTCGACCTTGGCCCCCACCGGATAGCGCTCGTCCACGTTGGCCCACGGGTCGGACGACTTCTGCTTGTAGCCGAGCGACACGCGCCCGGTCTCGCGGTCGAAGTGCAGCACCACCACCTCGACCTGATCGCCGATCTGGAAGATCTCCGACGGATGCCCCACGCGGCCCCACGACATGTCGGTCACGTGCAACAGCCCGTCGATGCCGCCCAGGTCGATGAACGCGCCGTAGTCGGTGAGGTTCTTGACGGTGCCGGTGAGCACCATGCCCTCGGCGAGGACGGAGAGCGTGTGCTTCTTCTTCTCCTCGCGCTCCTCCTCGAGCACCGCGCGCCGCGAGAGCACCACGTTGCCGCGGCGCCGGTTCAGCTTGATGACCTTGGCCCGGATGGACTGGCCCACCATCGCGCCCAGGTTCTTGACCGGCCGCAGGTCCACCTGGGAGCCGGGGAGGAACGCGCGCACTCCCACGTCGACGGCCAGCCCGCCCTTGACCACCTCGGCCACGCGCCCTTCCACCGGCGTGCCCGAGTCGTGCGCCTTGGAGATCTGGTCCCAGACCTTGATCTTGTCCGCCTTGTCCTTGGAGAGGACGATCAGCCCTTCGTTGTCCTCCTTGGACTCGAGGTAGACCTCGATCTCCTCGCCGACCTTGGGCAGGATGCCCGCGTGCCGGAACTCCTCGATGGCGATGGTGCCCTCGCTCTTGTAGCCGATGTCGACGAGCACCTCGCTGTCGCGTACCTCGACGACCCGCCCGCGGACTACCTCACCTTCCTCGACGTCGCTGACGCCGCGGTTGAACCAGTACTCCATGCTCTCCTCGGAGGCATCCCCCACCTCCTTTGCCGTGCCTACGAGGGTCCTCGACTTCCGATTCTCACTGTCCATGACTCCACCTCTCCTTGGATCTAAGTTGTCGGTCGCGCCGTGTGGCCGCGTCCGACATTCCAGCCGTGCTTCAGGACTGCACCGGCACCTGCTGGTCCCGGAGCTGCGCGATCGCTCGCATCATCTCCTGGGCCGCTTCACGATACGCCTCCTTGCGGCCGTCGTCACCCGCTCTCTTTCCCGCCCCGGGGCCCTCGTGCTTGCCCACGTTCTTGCCCACATCCTTGAAGATCAGCGGCGGGCCGAAGGACACCCGCACCCTCGTGGGCCGGGGCAGCGCCCGCCCGCGGGGCAGCGCCGCGCCGCTCCCGGAGACGAACACCGGCACCACCGGCGCGCCGCTCAGCACCGCGAGCATGCCCACCCCCGGCTTGCCCTCGCGCAGCGCCCCGCCCTCCTCGCCCCGCGTGCCCTCGGGAAACACGAGCATCGCGTGGCCCTCGGCCAGCACCGCCAGCGCCGCCTTCAGCGCCCGCACGTCCGAGCCATCCCGCCGTACCGGCCGGGCGTTCAGGGCCCGGATCAACCGGCCGAAGAGCGGGACGCCGAACAATTCCTCCTTGGCCATGAACACGAGCGGACGCGGCGCCGCGCCGCCGATCAGGGGCGGATCGAGCACGCTCACGTGGTTGGAGACGAGGAGCACCGGACCGCTGGCCGGAACCAGGCCCGCGTTCACCACCTCGAGCCGGAAGAGGAGGCGCATCAGCGCCACCGCGATCGGCTTCAGGACCGCGTACAGCATCTCGCCTGCTCGACCACCCGGAGCAGCGTGTCCACCACCTCGGTGATGCCGAGGCCGGTGGTGTCCACCACCACCGCGCCCTCCGGCTTCACGAGGGGCGCCAGCGTCCGCTCTCGATCCTGCCGATCGCGCCTCGCCACCTCGTCCCGCACCGCCTCGAGACTCTCGCCGCTCAGCCCGCGGGCGTTCAGCTCGTTCCACCGCCGTCGGGCGCGCGTGTCGAGATCGGCGTCGAGGTAGAACTTCACCTCCGCCTCCGGCCACACCACGCTGCCCGTGTCCCGTCCCTCCAGCACGGCGCCGCCCGCCGTGGCGAGGTCCCGCTGCGCGGGCGTCATCTTATCTCTCACCGGGGCCAGCGTCGTCAACCGCGACGTGAGCTGGCTGATCGCCGGGGTGCGGATCTCGAGAGTGACGTCCCGCCCGTTCACCAGGACCCGCGGGCCGTCGAGAGTGACCGTGGTGGCTTCCAGCAAGCGCCGGAGCGCGGGGCCGTCCTCGATCGGCACCCCCGCTTCCCGCATCGCCCAGGCGAGGCCGCGATAGAGCGCGCCGGTATCCACCAGGGTGAAGCCGAGGCGCTGCGCGAGCGCGGCGGCCACCACGGACTTGCCGGCCCCGGCGGGGCCGTCGATGGTGATGACGATGTCGCGTCCGCCGCCCGGGATTCTCACCCGTGATGGGCCCCTGCGTGC
This genomic interval from Candidatus Methylomirabilota bacterium contains the following:
- the cmk gene encoding (d)CMP kinase; translated protein: MRIPGGGRDIVITIDGPAGAGKSVVAAALAQRLGFTLVDTGALYRGLAWAMREAGVPIEDGPALRRLLEATTVTLDGPRVLVNGRDVTLEIRTPAISQLTSRLTTLAPVRDKMTPAQRDLATAGGAVLEGRDTGSVVWPEAEVKFYLDADLDTRARRRWNELNARGLSGESLEAVRDEVARRDRQDRERTLAPLVKPEGAVVVDTTGLGITEVVDTLLRVVEQARCCTRS
- a CDS encoding 30S ribosomal protein S1 — protein: MDSENRKSRTLVGTAKEVGDASEESMEYWFNRGVSDVEEGEVVRGRVVEVRDSEVLVDIGYKSEGTIAIEEFRHAGILPKVGEEIEVYLESKEDNEGLIVLSKDKADKIKVWDQISKAHDSGTPVEGRVAEVVKGGLAVDVGVRAFLPGSQVDLRPVKNLGAMVGQSIRAKVIKLNRRRGNVVLSRRAVLEEEREEKKKHTLSVLAEGMVLTGTVKNLTDYGAFIDLGGIDGLLHVTDMSWGRVGHPSEIFQIGDQVEVVVLHFDRETGRVSLGYKQKSSDPWANVDERYPVGAKVEGRIVSLTNYGAFVELEPGVEGLVHVSEMSWTRRVRHPSKLVNVGDPVEVMVLEVNKATKRISLGMKQVESDPWATIQERYQPGMRVQGKVRNLTDFGAFVELEPGVDGLLHISDMSWTRNIGHPSELLKKGQPIETQILNVDRDNKRISLGLKQIQPDPWDTVAQRYPMGSRVTGKVVRLTDFGAFVELEPGVDGLLHISQMSNRPIATPADILNVGDELTLMVIRVDPNERRIGLSLKELAAIIDEPVQSEGRGRHKGRKRRGGDDYDDEE
- a CDS encoding integration host factor subunit beta, which translates into the protein MTKAELIEEVAKVASLTKKETELIVNTVFDNITDALGKGDKVELRGFGSFRIRHRNSRKGRNPKTGDSVSVPEKRVPFFKVGKRLRELVNT
- the mutS gene encoding DNA mismatch repair protein MutS, which produces MMRQYGELKRRFPDYLLLFRLGDFYELFFDDAHTASRLLQLTLTSRQKGEGAIPMAGIPHHAADGYIARLIRAGQKVAVCEQMEEPSKARKIVRRDVVRVITPGTITDTQFLDGARNNFLLAAHATASAAGVALIDVSTGDFWVGEEPGAGDALLEAALLRRPAEILLAGGADDAWVARWAPPGVPITRVDGGAFGARAAREMLASHFRGASLDGLGISALTAGLQAAGAALAYLRETQGDSLAHLTRIQRLVSGDAMLLDATAVATLELFETAQERTTRGSLFATLDTTTTPMGARLLRQWMLRPLLDREAIARRQEAVTALVDSPAVRAGVRRRLDGVGDLERLTSRAALGVAHARDLIALRGFLGRLPGLADDLRGLEAPLVTTLGEEITPLPDLQKLLEDALEDDPPLALREGGLIREGWNPELRDLKQAAREGKEWIASLEQRERERTGIPSLKVRFNRVFGYAIEVSNAHAAKVPADYLRRQTLVGAERYVTTELKEYESRVLGAEERIARLEFELFGRVRAEVAAQAAPLLRTARAVGTVDALASLAAVGHERGYVRPEVTDGFTLEIVDGRHPVLDSGGTPFTPNDVALDPADCQIMILTGPNMSGKSVFMRQVALLTLMAQMGGFVPARSARIGLVDRILTRVGAQDNLARGQSTFLVEMVETASILHHATPRSLILLDEVGRGTSTFDGLAIAWAVTEELHDRGHGAKVLFATHYHELTALAERLPRVHNFHVAVREWNDEIIFLHKVRPGGTDRSYGIQVARLAGLPPAVIARAKAILSELERERHGLQSAVTPTPDPEEPAQLGLFPATRDPLLLELAALDLGAMTPLQALNRLAEWQQRLKARP
- the sppA gene encoding signal peptide peptidase SppA, with protein sequence MASRGRTALIALGAGVGVLVLFAVTIWLLLAVTDDGLPGGAKVAVVEVEGLIGAAADRGLDTDAIIRTLGEYRDDPAIRAVVLRINSPGGVVAPTQEIFTAVRRLREAKKPVVASLGSVAASGGYYVAVAADRIYASPGTLTGSIGVVMQLANVEGLLKKVGVEYVVVKAGAYKDVGNFARPMTAEERRILQALLDDVYDQFIAAVADGRRLEAKEVRGFAEGRIYSGRQAQGLKMVDDLGGLEDAIEAAAQMAGLPPKPRVIYPRRRFSLRDLLRGELGLGQVSRMLPALETLRTPLYLMP
- a CDS encoding HIT domain-containing protein, which codes for MSYVSTAGGPEAACVFCAALASSDDRRALILHRGTRAFLILNAFPYASGHLMAVITRHVPSIEAATAEELAEAMTLIQTASRALGAVYHPDGLNVGLNQGRVAGAGVLGHLHIHLVPRWTGDTNFMPVIGETRVLPESLEATYDRLAAVLRP
- a CDS encoding lysophospholipid acyltransferase family protein, translated to MLYAVLKPIAVALMRLLFRLEVVNAGLVPASGPVLLVSNHVSVLDPPLIGGAAPRPLVFMAKEELFGVPLFGRLIRALNARPVRRDGSDVRALKAALAVLAEGHAMLVFPEGTRGEEGGALREGKPGVGMLAVLSGAPVVPVFVSGSGAALPRGRALPRPTRVRVSFGPPLIFKDVGKNVGKHEGPGAGKRAGDDGRKEAYREAAQEMMRAIAQLRDQQVPVQS